AGAAATAGGAGGATCCCTTCTTGACACTTTAGTACTTACAATATCCTTGTTAGTCTCAGCAACTAGTAAGCTTCTAGACAGATATTTCATTGCCAAAATAAACAAATAAGGAGATAATGAGTCACATTGTCTTATACCCTTAGAAGGTGTATATTCTTGACAAGGTCAGCCATTAAGTAAAACACTGATGCTTGTAGTAGAGACACATTGATGTATTAGACTACAAAAGGATTCATTGAAACCAAAATGAGGTAAGACTTTTAACAAAAAAGTTCATCCAAGTTTATCAAAAGCTTTTACTGAATCTAATTTCAAAGCCATTGTATCTCTCAAACCTTCCTTCTGCTCCATTGAATGAATAATTTCATGAGATATAATGATGTTATCATGTGTAGCTCTACCCGGTACAAAAGCAGCCTGATAAGGGGATATAAGTTTTTTAAGAAAGGCCTAATTTTATTTGCTAGAATTTTAAAAACAGTCTTACAAGAAACATTACACAATCTTATAGGCCTAAAATCTGCTCGTTTTTTAGGATCTTTTACCTTTGGGATGAGATGAATGTATGTGTTACTCAAATATTTtgccatatgaccagtttcaAAAAATATTGCATTGCATCAGTAACATCTTTCCCTACAATGTGCCATTGAGATTGGTAAAATCCAGCTTGGAAAACATCTGGATCAGGTGAACTCCAAGCTAGCATTGACTTAACAACATTGATAATTTCATCAGCAGTTGGTATAAAAAGtaaaacaacattctcaacatcaGAGATAATAGCAGGTATAATATAAAATCAACTTGAGAAAGCAGAGGATTACTAAAACATGAAATAGAACTAAAATGAgttgatattttttctgaatatcTCCAAATTCTAGCATGTTCTATTGAGATAGAATCGTTCTAATACTTTGTAACCTATGCTTGAATTTATGAGCAGAACTACAGTAACATTAACATTCCAAGCAATTTTCGATTGTTGACTAAAGGAATCATGTTGCATCCAAGTGCCAAAAAACTTAAAAGGTCTTCATATTGTCCTCAGTAATTAACAAAAAATGAATGACTTTAGCCTGAGCAAATTGTAAAATCATTATCGCCCAGAGTCAAGACCATGTCTAATCTAGCTTGTATGCCCCTCCCTGTAACCAATGAATCTCCTCTTACCCCACCGGGGATCGGTTAACGGTTTATAACCAAAACCAAAACGGTTTATAACCAATGAATCTCCTCTTACACATTTACACCCATCTCCCGGGAGCACAAAATCACAATCAGCTTACCTCTGTGCGCAGACCAAAAAAAAACACGAAGAGGatagagaagagaaagaaaaatggtGCACAGCGCCTACGATTCATTAGAGCTACTACAGCTCAAGAACAACTCAACAAAGATCCAATCAGTAGGATCATACGGTTCCAAAATCCTCGTAGGATGTGCAGATGGTTCAATGTTAATTTACGTTCCATCATCATCCGATCCTCGATCtccaacttcatcatcatcaacatcatctgaTATACATAATTATCATCATTGCTTAGAATTACGGAAAGATTCATATGTATTGGAGAAATCATTGACTGGGTTTTCTAAGAAACCATTGATTTCAATGGAAGTTTCTACATCTAGAGAACTTCTTGTTTCGTTATCTGAATCAATTTCGTTTCATGGGTTACCAAATCTTGAGACAATTGCTGTTATTACTAAAGCTAAAGGAGCTAATCTGTTTAGTTGGGATGATCGGAGAGGTTATTTGTGTTTCTCTAGACAGAAAAGGGTTTGCATTTTCAGACATGATGGtaattttttctttcctttttgttgCATTGCTAAATTTGTTACAATCATTTTGACCTAATCCAAGCTACATTACAGTTAGTTGAAGAAATTGCACTGAAATTGGAAGAAATTTAGTGAAATTTAGTGAAATTGTAGATACTTTTTGCTATGGAGACATTTTTTTGTGACTGGCAGTCACCACAAAATGGCCTTTTGCGTTactgaaattgaaaagaaaaaagaatgtcGTTTTGAATGTTGCTTGAAGAATTTGAATTTTACAATGTAGTTTCGGTATAGCTTAGTAATTCATATGAGCAAAGTGATTCTTGCTGGTATTTTTATAAAATGGATTGAACTTCTTGTTGTGCAGGGGGCCGGGGTTTTGTTGAGGTTAAAGAGTATGGAGTTCCGGATGTTGTGAAATCAATGTCTTGGTGTGGGGAGAATATATGTTTGGGTATTAGAAGGGACTACACGATACTGAATACTGTAAGTGGTGCATTTACTGAGGTATTTCCTTCTGGGAGGACTGCGCCTCCGCTTGTGGTTTCTTTACCTTCAGGGGAGCTTCTTCTAGGAAAGGTATCCTTTTTTTTGTTTACAGGTTTTTAAATTTTGCCGCTAGTGGCTTTACAAATTTCAgggttttgaatttgatttaTCCGATTTATTAATTAGTAGAGCTCAAGCCTAATTGTTGTCAATATAAAACTTGGAAAAATGAGGAGAAATTTTACGTGATAAGGGGGCTAAGGGGTCGTGCGATTTATGTTGCTGAAGAGTGTTATATAGTTGCATGATTAACTAGAAAATTGGGGCTTCAAGCTCTGGTTCCTGACAAAGAGTTGTATCGTGAGATGAATAAAATTGAACATTGTCCTTTGCAAGTGTTTACAGTAAACTCCCTGTTCAAGGGCTCAGGGTTTTGTTAGAGGATCACATTCCTTACTTTCACCAGATGTATTCTGACTTTATTGTATGAGGTTAGCACTTGTATATGTACTTGCAATCAGCAGAAATATTATTACATTAGGTAGACAAGGATATGAATGTGACTATGTTCTTCAGTGTGTAAGGTCTCAAGTAAAATCCCACCATGTTCCAAATTGCTTCAGTAACACTGGCATGCACACTTTAGAATAATTGATGCGGAAAAACAATTCCACTCAGATTAGTTCAATTTTATGTTGTCAATGCATGAGGAAGTAGCTTGTACATATGTTAATTACTTCTGTAAGTTTGATTCTTCTGCTCATACACATGTACATCTCAGCATGTCAATAACCAAGAGTTTTTCAACTGAAATTTGCAACCCGACTTTCATATACTCCTTCAGTTGcagaaaacttttttttttctaaactgTACAAGGTAGTGTAGGTTGATCCAACCACCAAAGGGAAGCACCCAGATATTATGAGCTATGAATGAAACAGCTTGTTTACCAtacaaataaatataattagaaATAAATGGATAACTTGTCCCTGATTGCTGTATTTCGTTAAGTATTGATCAGGACTGACACATAATCTACTCCCTGACATTTAGGATAACATTGGAGTGTTTGTGGACCAAAATgggaaacttcttcaagaagGCAGAATATGTTGGTCTGAAGCTCCTTTGGCTGTTATCATCCACAGGCCTTACGTGATAGCTCATTTGCCGAGACATATTGAGGTAATAATGCAAATTTAGCTATGACCCACAACAGTGCTCTTTAATCTGTAAGTTTGTGTAACTTCACATATTGACGTTTCCCCCTTTTTGATGGCTACAGATACGGTCACTACGAGCTCCTTACCCATTGGTGCAGACAGTTGCTCTCCGTAGTGTTCATCATTTACTGCAAAGCAACAACTGTGTAATTGCTGCACTAGACAACTCTGTAACTGGACTCTTCCCTGTTTCTATTGGTGCACAGGTACATAAATTATATGTGATTCTGTCTCCAGTATTAGGGGACCAACTTTCTCTACGGGGAAACaaatgcagtgaaagaaaatatgttACTCCATGATGATAAATCTATGGTAGTTAGAAAGCTTTACACTTTTTAAACATTAAAACTAGGAAGTGTAGATAGTGAATTTCACAGCTTTTATAGAGATTAGATTGTGCGACCTTGACGGATCCCTCATATGATGAGAAATTTTTCCTGTTCACTTGTAGATCAGTTTATAGCCACGGAGACACGTTAGAGGCTTATGATGAGAGAGGCACTTGTAGATCAGTTTATAGCCACCTAAAATGTGGTGTCTTCAGACCTAGGCAAAAGCTATAGAATGACGACATTTAATTGTAAAACTTGAGAATGGTGAGCATTAGCACCAAAGTTTTTATTTATCTTTCTTTCACTGAAAACATTATCAGATGACAGCATTTTCTAAAATGATTTTTCATCTTATCACATGTTAAAACAAAACATCCAAGATTCTGATTTTCGTAAGTATGCCAGGCTTGATAAGTGATATGAGTACCCCTTCACTTTATTTCGTTTTTCCTTCAATGCAGATTGTACAGTTAACAGCATCTGGTAACTTTGAGGAAGCCTTAGCTTTGTGTAAGATGCTTCCACCAGAAGATTCTACCCTTAGAGCCGCAAAGGAGGAGTCAATCTACATCAGGTGACAATTACCCCATAAATCCATATCTCAGTTAAAACTTTGTTGATGCGATTGACATTATTGCATGTTATTATATTTGTGCCAATTGGCATTGGATTGGATGCTCGTTCTAATAGTCCTCCATGGGCTATCAGCCACAGccatttgaatttcaaaatgttATTATATTTGTGAACGCAAGTGCGCAACCGTCTGCATCTGCAAACATGCATATTTAGTGTCTTAGATATCATTATGCAATTTAGAGAATCTTCTTAATACAGTTGCAGAAAATCTACTAAAAGCTTAGTCCACATTTTTGGTACTTTCTAACGGTAGATGTCTAGAGTAATTAACTTCAGCAAATTTGGTTCAGATATGGCCACTACCTTTTCAACAATGGAAGCTATGAGGAAGCCATGGAACAGTTCTGGGCAGCTCAAGTAGAGTTCACCTACGTACTCTCTTTATATCCATCTATTATTCTTCCCAAATCCATGTTGGCTCCAGATATGGACAAGGAAGCTGACGTTTCATGGGATGATTCATAtctctcaagagtttcatctGATGCATCAGAGGATATGGACCCATCATCTCCATCATACCTAGAGTCTGAAAGGAATCCAGTGCTCGAGTCTAAAAAAATGAGCCACAATACTCTCATGGCATTGATCAAGTACCTGCAGAGAAAGAGATGCAGTATAGTTGAACGTGCCACTGTTGAGGGGACAGAGGAGATCCTCTCAGATGCTATGGGAGAGAGAAACATGGCTTATGATTTCAATAAGTCCAATATTTCACACAAGGTACCAATGCTTTAATTCTCTAGATGTTATCACCACCTTGCATTGTAATAAGCTGCACTTGCATTACCTAAGAACCGGCCTAGTTATTATAATAAGGCGAAGCAGTTGTTGGTTGTGGATTTGATGGTGAATCCTTGGTTGAATATAGTCTGATATTTGTGCTAGCTTTGCAGGGTCGAAGGAACATCCAAGTCAGCTCAGGATCAAGGGAGATGGCATCAGTGCTGGATACAGCTCTAATCCAGGCTTTGCTTCTTACTGGACAATCGTTGGCTGCATTAGAGCTCCTGAAAGGTCCCAACTATTGTGATCTCAAAATAACCGAGGAATTTCTGCAGCAAAGTAACTATTATACAGCCCTTTTAGAGCTCTACAGGTGCAACATGATGCACCGTGAAGCTCTCGAACTTTTATATCAGCTAGTAGAAGAGTCAAAAGCTGACGAAGCACAATCTGAACTGAAGCAAAACTTTAGACCTGACGCAATCATTCAATACCTTAAGGTGAGCACACCTCGTGTTGAAGATAGAACTTTGCACCAAATTTTAATTTGAAGACCAACCATTAAGCTTTCATACACTTAAGAGCTGGAATGTCACAAAAATTTAAGAAATTGATCTGGGAATATTATTTACTTTCTATTCCTGATGATACAAAATATCAAGGTTTTCTGCCCTAGGCTAAAGCGTTTCTAATTCATGACCAGAGAATGCTACAACTCGTTATTCTGAAAACAAAATGTCAAGGTTTTCTTCCCTAGGCTAAGGAGTTTAGTGTACTAGGAATATAAGAGCAACATGGTGAAGAAAACCAATGGATCATTTAATACGACATAAAATACATATGTAGTTCTCAATGCATGAGTGGGATAGCTTATGCATAGTTCTTTTGCCTTGCTGACATGTGTGATTATGTCTTCTGCAGCCTCTTTGCAGTACTGAGCCGATGCTTGTTCTGGAATTCTCAATGCATGTTCTTGAAAGCTGTCCAACTGAAGCTATCGATCTATTTTTATCTGGAAATATTCCAGCTGACTTGGTCAACTCCTACTTAAAACAGCATGCACCAAAATTGCAAGCAACTTATTTAGAGCTTATGCTCTCGAGGAATGAGAGTGAGATCTCGGGAAATCTGCAGAATGAAATGGTTAGGGCATTTCTCTGTGCTACTACTTCTACCAATATCTGCCATATTGCtgaattttgttttctgtttcctgGGATCTGATGTCTAATAGGTGCAAATTTATCTGTCTGAAGTACTTGATTCTTATGAGGATTTAAAGAGTCAGAATAAGTGGGATGAACAAACTTACTCCTCGTCACGCAAGAAGCTATTGTCTGCTCTACAGAGTATCTCAGGGTATAGCCCCGAGGGTTTGTTAAAGCGTCTCCCAGCTGATGCATTGTATGAGGAGCGTGCAGTTTTGTTGGGGAAAATGAATCAGCACCAGCTCGCATTATCTCTATATGTTCATAAGGTAATCCTGACGAGCATGAATCCAACTGTTTTATTTAAATATGCACTGTAGACTAAATTTCCATGTTTGCAAGGTTCATCATGACTCAATAATTGTGGACTTAACGAGGATAGATGGATCTTCCAGTGTCATACCCATGACATCATGACTACTGATCGTGGACAGATGTGTATAACTGGGTCCAATATCGTACCCATGATTATCCATGTTGATATGCATAATGTCTACGTATCTCCAGATTAAATTTTACTTCAACTGTATAAACATGGAGCATTTTTGTTTCTgtgcttttttttttcaaaactcaaCTTTCATGACTTCTGAGTCCTTCCTTCTGTGTAATATTTGTAGCTTCATGTTCCTGAACTGGCACTAGCCTATTGCGACCGTGTTTATGAGACTGGGCAGAAGAAACCATCTCCAGATGCATATGGAAACATCTACCTCACTCTTTTACAAATCTATCTTAATCCTCAAAAATCTACCAAGGATTTTGAGAAGCGAATCCTGAACCCAATTCCATCTAAGAATGTTGGGACTAAGAAGGTCCGGTCACTCAAATCTAATAAATGGAACCGAGCTGTTAAAAAAATCGCTGAGATAGAGGGTGCAGAGGATATACGATTCAGTCCAAGCAGCACTGACAGTGGACGTAGCGATGGTGATGAGCCAATTCTTGATGGAACTTCTACAATTATGATCGATGAGGTCCTGGATCTGTTAGGCCAAAGATGGGACAGGGTCCATGGAGCTCAGGCGCTCAAACTCTTGCCTAGAGAAACTAAGCTACAGGTAATGATTTATCAAAGTGATTTGTTCAAGTTGATAGTTTTTCATTACCCAAGATGCATTTAAAGATGAATACAATGTGTGTGCCATCTGGATACTGGTAGTTTCTCTTGGTCATCTACTTCAATAAAACATATAGTCAACATTTATGGCTTTCATTAGTCATGTATCCCTATCTCCATGTGGGCTCACAGCCTCACAGGTTCAGTTGAAAAACCTAGCCCTAGTAGCCTAGAATTTGGGCCGTTGTCAGTGTAACAGTTTCTCGTGTGGGTTTCTTGGGCCCCACATAGGGGCGAGTTCAAGATCAGGTTGCCTGAATGTGTAAAATGATTAGTGACATGTCATGCAATTCGTTCAGTTTTATCTTTGCTCCTATATTAATTCCCCTGAGGTGTTGTTCTTAACGGGTCCTGGATATTTGTTTATACATTGGTTTATATTTACTTTTTTGAACAGAACTTGCTTCCATTTCTTGGACCACTTCTGAAGAAATCTAGTGAAGCACAGCGTAACTTATCGGTGATCAAAAGTTTGAGATCCAGTGAGAACTTACAAGTATGTTTAGGAGCATACTTAGTaactgtatttttctttttttcagtcGTCCCCTACAGCTACATCTAATCTTTATTATAAGCTTACTTTGTGATCTGCTTTAGCtatttaattttttaaattttgtttCATTAAAGGTGAAAGATGAACTCTACAAGCATAGGAAAACAGTGATGAAGATCAGTAATGATAGCATGTGCTCTCTGTGCAACAAAAAGATAGGAACTAGCGTCTTTGCAGTCTATCCTAACGGAAAAACACTTGTGCATTTTGTATGCTTTAAGGACTCGCAAAGTATGAAAACTATGGTGAAAGGTACACCATTAAGGAAGCAGGGATACTAGTTGATCTGATTTTTCTGCTCAAGTAGGATCGTAAAATCTAACACTTGATTTGGGGTGAACATCAGTCGATCTATTTTTTGGTTGATGTGACACCATCATGTGGGCGTTGGCAGTAATGAAGACCAAAGTTAGTGTGAGAGCCACTTCAGTAATCAGTCATCTAATCACTTTGACAGTACCAGCAAGCAGTAACTGGATTCTTGCAGCTGAGAAGTGGAATTTCTCAGCATCCTATTTTTTGTTCAGGAAGGGTGTGTGGGTGGGTATGTACAGATTCTGTCTTGTTTCGTGATGCTCGATTATTTGTGCATTAATAATTGCCAAATGCACCTCCTCGCATCTGTTGTTGCTAGCGAGTGTCTGGTTTGTTCAACTCAGATGCGGATGTTGCTGTAACTGAAATTTTTAAGGGTTGGCATGTCTTCAACCAGAATGCGTTTTATTGATAGCATTCTTTTGGAACCTCGGGAGCAGTTTTTACTGATTGTTTGTAATAATGTGAATAAAAAGGTCAGGGACCATAATATACCTTTGGCATTCAATTTTTTAGTGTATAGTACTGTATTTCAAACACAATATGTTAATCTTACTACAGAATGCCGCTTGATAAATATTAACCTTTTTTCTTTCTTGACTTATTACATCTGATTCAAATTATTAATAAATACTCCATTCAAAACTTTTTTTCTTTatggaaaccagcctattatttaggAATAGAGGGAGTAGAATTATAGTGAACTATTGaatcaaaattttcaaataaTAGAGTTATAGGGAACTTTTGAATCCAGTTAGACGTGCGCCTAATATAGCTCGGAGTCAAATGTACGAGCCGAAGCAGCAGCATATGAAGAATCGCAAAAGAAATACATCTGACTCGTATCGAGTCAGACTCCGAATCCAATTCAGATCTGGAGTTAGCTCTAAACCCCCAATTCTCCATGGACCCACTCCAAGATTATACActaaatctaacggctacaaTGATGAGACGAATGCAGGAGAAGTGGAACATCAAAATATTTGATGAACCACCACCAGAGCAGGTTCCATTTATTGGGAGAAGAATGGAAAATCAGTAAACACACGCAGAGACACTCCCTACCTCTCTCTTTGTctcctcttcatcatcaaaattcCATGGCTGGAATCTTAGCTCGAAAGTCTATGCTCGCTCTTCGAGCACGTCATCTGGTAAGATCTTATGCATCTCattcttttgaatttgaaaacaaaaaaaagtaaaccctaaaaactaatCAGTTAAATCAAATTTCGTATCATTTCACTGTGTATAAGTACATCCAAAGAAACCCTATGATGGTCATGGATTAAAATGTAAAGGGTTATGAGCTTTCATCTAGAACCTCATCTGATCTATTAACaatgttaattttgttttctgaaATCTGATTTGTTCATTTGTAACTTGATTTTGCGGATGGAGTATTGGGTTTATAGGTCAATTTGTGTTTTCTTAGGTCTAGAATATGAAGATAGTGTAGGAAAATTCTTTATGTTTAGGACTAGTTTAAGAGGCCGTAAATTGATGTGTTTGAGAAATATGCATCCCTAAATTCCCAATTTTAGGATTATTTGACTTTAAATTGATCTCATATTTCTGTTGATTTTATTGTAGGCTGTTGCAGGACCAGCTCTGCAGGGCTCACATCATTATGGAATGAGATTTACTTCACACCCCTTTTCTACCAAGAAAGGTTAGTCGTGACTTACTTCCTGTATAATCAATTCATTTTACTATAGCGGCAAAATTTTGATgaattcatttttgtttttgaaaagtaAACTGAAAGGTCTTCTGTACTGAGGCGTGTATACTGAGTGAAATTAGGTTTATGTTAGTCTTGATAGAACAATGTACTTTGTTGAACGTTGAATGTCTGAGATCGTTCTCTAAATAATGGTCATGCTAGTTTCACTAGAAGAACGTAGCATTCTGCTGGGTTATTAGCCAGTGATCGCTTGTATCCTGTATTCATATTGATCATCACATCCTTAATTTGTTGGTGGTTGTTCATAAGACACATGATTTAGAATCTATAGCTACCAGAGTTTTTCTAAAGATGGTCAGGGTTGAACCTGGGATCATACACCATTTGAAGTCCTGTTTCACATAATATAGGAGAATTATTAGTAGAGGACAGAGAGTCCATTCCATGATATGCTTCACTTACATGGTCTTTTGCTAAGAAGCTAGGTAGGCTATTTGCATTCAGCGTCTAGCTAAGTAGGATAAAAACGAAAGCGGTTGTCACTTGGCATACTTGAACCTGAATTGAACTCTAaacttttatatatttggaaaagtTTGTGATTGAATTCAAACACAGAGTGGTAACATGTTTATCAGAATGATAGAATCCTATACCAGTTTTGTAGATTGAGTACTATGAATTAAGGATACCGTGTTTCAAGATTGAAGGGGAATCAATATTTAAAATGCAGGAGTTAATATTCTCTAGTCTTCTTCCTGCAAGTGCAGAGTCTTTATTTTCGATCCATTTCTTTGAGTGCCAAGCATGAATGGCTCACCATCCATCCCTGTATTTGCACATTCATTCACAGCCAAGCATGAATGGTCACCACCCCTATGATTTGAATAAACATTCTTTTTTGATTTGAAAAGATTCATATCAATTAGTTTAGTACGTGGTTATTAGGTTATACGTTATATTGTAATGGAAGGTCACAGCCATGAAGAAGAACTTCAAAAGAGTGAAATTTATGAATGTTTCAGCTTAGAAAGGACTTGTTACGGACAGATCCAACTTGTAAAACTTAAACCAGTGAGTTCGGAGACGTCCCCTTCCAGAGGGAACTTAGGTCAGGACTCGGGTGCCCCAAACTTCACGTTGATGCTTTTCATTTTCGTCAACTAAAAAGAAACCTGATGTGACTCACTGTTCGTCTGCTACTAGGCCATCTAATTGCTAATCTTCCTAGGTTCAAGTTGAGTGAacttttttcacccttttgatgCTGGAGCAGGTGTTACGTATTGACATATTTACTTTAGGGAGGTTGATTCTAGTTTGCTTCTTGTTTTCTGCCTGCAGATGACGAAGAAAGGGAGCAACTTGCAAAGGAGATATCAAAGGATTGGAGTTCTAGTAATGTCTTTTACTTGTTCATTTGAACTATCAATTATTGTAACAGTTCTAAACATGTTCTTGGTACATGGGCTAGCTTctaaggatagttatttgcagTTTTCGAGAGAAGTGTCAATACCTTATTTTTGACCGAAATGGTGCGCGGACTGATGCTGACCCTCAAgtatttctttgagagaaaagtGACCGTAAGTCTCATCTTATATATGTACAACTTTATCCCCGGATTTTGAATCTTTGATGTTCATTCTCATTGAAGCTTCCTGCCTTCCACAGATCAATTATCCTTTTGAGAAAGGCCCTTTGAGCCCTCGGTTTCGTGGAGAGCATGCCCTCAGACGTTATCCAACTGGTGAGGAGCGTTGCATCGCATGTAAACTATGTGAAGCTGTGAGTGTTCTGATACTTCTAAACTAATTCTTATTATGATCAATAGAAGGAAAATCCCAGCATCAGAGCTAGAAGGCGGCTCCTGTTCGGGCTAGATTACAATTTGTCTTTTCAGGCCTTGATATATTATTGCTTTACGTTAATCTTGAtatctgttgtttttttttttctcccaGATATGTCCAGCACAAGCAATTACAATTGAGGCAGAGGAACGAGAAGATGGCAGCCGTAGAACCACTAGGTAACTCTGTCTGTCTTTGTATCTcactatctctctctctctctctctctctctctctctctctctctctcttcccaCACTATATCTCCCACGCACAAACACACAATATCTCTGACTCTCCGTCTCACTCATAACACACATGCACATGCAAGATGTAAAGTCGCACAAATCTAAAATCTCCTGGTTTACAGGTATGATATTGACATGACTAAGTGCATCTATTGTGGATTCTGTCAAGAGGCATGCCCAGTGGATGCTATTGTTGAGGGACCCAACTTTGAATTTGCTACAGAAACTCATGAGGTGAGTT
This is a stretch of genomic DNA from Papaver somniferum cultivar HN1 chromosome 1, ASM357369v1, whole genome shotgun sequence. It encodes these proteins:
- the LOC113287886 gene encoding vacuolar sorting protein 39-like yields the protein MVHSAYDSLELLQLKNNSTKIQSVGSYGSKILVGCADGSMLIYVPSSSDPRSPTSSSSTSSDIHNYHHCLELRKDSYVLEKSLTGFSKKPLISMEVSTSRELLVSLSESISFHGLPNLETIAVITKAKGANLFSWDDRRGYLCFSRQKRVCIFRHDGGRGFVEVKEYGVPDVVKSMSWCGENICLGIRRDYTILNTVSGAFTEVFPSGRTAPPLVVSLPSGELLLGKDNIGVFVDQNGKLLQEGRICWSEAPLAVIIHRPYVIAHLPRHIEIRSLRAPYPLVQTVALRSVHHLLQSNNCVIAALDNSVTGLFPVSIGAQIVQLTASGNFEEALALCKMLPPEDSTLRAAKEESIYIRYGHYLFNNGSYEEAMEQFWAAQVEFTYVLSLYPSIILPKSMLAPDMDKEADVSWDDSYLSRVSSDASEDMDPSSPSYLESERNPVLESKKMSHNTLMALIKYLQRKRCSIVERATVEGTEEILSDAMGERNMAYDFNKSNISHKGRRNIQVSSGSREMASVLDTALIQALLLTGQSLAALELLKGPNYCDLKITEEFLQQSNYYTALLELYRCNMMHREALELLYQLVEESKADEAQSELKQNFRPDAIIQYLKPLCSTEPMLVLEFSMHVLESCPTEAIDLFLSGNIPADLVNSYLKQHAPKLQATYLELMLSRNESEISGNLQNEMVQIYLSEVLDSYEDLKSQNKWDEQTYSSSRKKLLSALQSISGYSPEGLLKRLPADALYEERAVLLGKMNQHQLALSLYVHKLHVPELALAYCDRVYETGQKKPSPDAYGNIYLTLLQIYLNPQKSTKDFEKRILNPIPSKNVGTKKVRSLKSNKWNRAVKKIAEIEGAEDIRFSPSSTDSGRSDGDEPILDGTSTIMIDEVLDLLGQRWDRVHGAQALKLLPRETKLQNLLPFLGPLLKKSSEAQRNLSVIKSLRSSENLQVKDELYKHRKTVMKISNDSMCSLCNKKIGTSVFAVYPNGKTLVHFVCFKDSQSMKTMVKGTPLRKQGY
- the LOC113287894 gene encoding NADH dehydrogenase [ubiquinone] iron-sulfur protein 8-B, mitochondrial produces the protein MAGILARKSMLALRARHLAVAGPALQGSHHYGMRFTSHPFSTKKDDEEREQLAKEISKDWSSIFERSVNTLFLTEMVRGLMLTLKYFFERKVTINYPFEKGPLSPRFRGEHALRRYPTGEERCIACKLCEAICPAQAITIEAEEREDGSRRTTRYDIDMTKCIYCGFCQEACPVDAIVEGPNFEFATETHEELLYDKEKLLENGDRWETEIAENLRSESLYR